One window of Xanthomonas sp. 10-10 genomic DNA carries:
- a CDS encoding MFS transporter — translation MSAPATARASAQWGLLLTASAMLMLTMGARQTTGLFVEPIHRQTGIGIASISFALAIGQLVWGAVQPVFGAIADQRGPLPVLLFGGMLLSLGLASTPWLASEWGLIVSLGVLAAAGAGAGSFSVLIGATASRIAPERRSFAAGLINAGGSLGQFVFAPLVQLMIGAAGWARAMIGLALVSLLTLPLAWPLRRVPSASGSQPARAVDDIGLRAQLRLAVRDRSYWCLHLGFFTCGVHIAFLVTHLPGEVALCGLPASVSAVSIALIGLFNVAGSLVAGKLGERVRMKWLLCAMYASRAVLISLYLLAPPTPLTFYLFAAALGFTWLATVPPTAGLIGKLFGPRYLGTLFGLTLLSHQLGGFFGAWLGGLVLEHSGDYSWMWYGDMVLAVAAALVNLPIREAAPVRTVAAT, via the coding sequence ATGAGCGCGCCGGCAACCGCACGCGCAAGTGCGCAATGGGGCCTGCTGCTCACCGCCTCGGCAATGCTGATGCTGACCATGGGGGCGCGCCAGACCACCGGGTTGTTCGTCGAGCCGATCCATCGGCAGACCGGGATCGGGATCGCCTCGATCAGCTTCGCGCTTGCGATCGGGCAACTGGTCTGGGGTGCGGTACAACCGGTGTTCGGGGCGATTGCCGACCAGCGCGGGCCGCTGCCGGTGCTGCTGTTCGGCGGCATGCTGCTGTCGTTGGGATTGGCCTCGACGCCATGGCTGGCCAGCGAATGGGGCTTGATCGTATCGCTGGGCGTGCTGGCGGCGGCCGGTGCGGGCGCTGGCAGTTTTTCGGTCCTGATCGGTGCCACCGCCAGCCGCATCGCACCGGAACGGCGTTCGTTCGCGGCCGGATTGATCAATGCCGGCGGCTCGCTGGGCCAGTTTGTTTTCGCCCCGTTGGTGCAGCTGATGATCGGTGCGGCCGGCTGGGCCAGGGCGATGATCGGCCTGGCGTTGGTGTCGCTGTTGACCTTGCCGCTGGCCTGGCCGCTGCGCCGCGTGCCATCCGCATCGGGTAGCCAGCCGGCGCGCGCGGTCGACGACATCGGTCTGCGCGCGCAATTGCGGTTGGCGGTGCGCGATCGCAGTTATTGGTGTCTGCACCTGGGATTTTTTACCTGCGGGGTGCATATCGCCTTCCTGGTCACGCATCTGCCCGGCGAGGTCGCGCTGTGCGGGCTGCCGGCCAGCGTATCGGCGGTGTCGATCGCGCTGATCGGCCTGTTCAATGTGGCCGGCAGCCTGGTCGCCGGCAAACTTGGCGAGCGCGTACGCATGAAGTGGTTGCTGTGCGCGATGTATGCCAGCCGCGCGGTGCTGATCAGCCTGTACCTGCTCGCACCGCCCACACCGCTAACGTTCTATCTGTTTGCGGCCGCACTGGGTTTCACCTGGCTGGCCACGGTGCCGCCAACCGCAGGGTTGATCGGCAAGCTGTTCGGCCCGCGCTATCTGGGCACCTTGTTCGGGCTGACCCTGCTGTCGCACCAGCTCGGCGGTTTCTTCGGTGCCTGGCTGGGCGGGTTGGTGCTGGAACACAGCGGCGACTACAGCTGGATGTGGTACGGCGACATGGTGCTTGCGGTTGCCGCGGCGCTGGTCAACCTGCCGATTCGCGAGGCGGCGCCGGTGCGCACTGTTGCCGCGACCTGA
- a CDS encoding TonB-dependent receptor has protein sequence MTSPMPRYALSLTIATLLAPMAHAQTAPQETASQDATTLDAVIVSGTARFKGLAKRDASFSITTASPEQIQQAVPQSTADLLKIVPGVWAEPSGGGTGANIFVRGMPSEGDAPFVTMQLDGSPLFPPPTLSFLENSTLFRVDDTVERMEVLRGGSSPIFSNGQPGLTVNFIQKKGQDEPEGSVRLTGGNNDLRRIDVFNSGPMGNGWYYSVGGFFRETDGVRDPQFSADKGGQFSATLSKRWDSGELSFYARHTDDNNAFYTAIPLLSRNNGNDLSSFPGLNAQTGTLLGRDFRNVDLLVGPNGQTIRRDLADGRGVNIDVFGGELNWETGAWTIADRFNVMSGSAPTYALFTGDAPLRLSDFIAGYGSGGTATYTNGGGVVDPNQQVLEAGWWSVDKRLNSFTNDLRLSRELFAGNTLTVGAYYARYSSADTWYLGNTMLLTAQNNARRIDVALDDGRQATRQGFTSTAFFNLRANYDGENIAAFVADEWELNDKLRLDLGARYERQSVTGNVHDTATIDLDGNPATLYDNATSLALATTRRIDQDDEAFSWTAGLNFKLNDSNSLFARINSGVKFPGFDNLRDGQNRVQEVDQYELGLKSGASAYDLYLTAFYNTFKNSPFQAFLANGENFTAVGDSRARGLEVEGAIRPFGGFELAGTGVWLDAKYRNYREFTGNQVMRQPKRQFRLTPSYYWMLPFGDLKVFATYSYIGDRFADLANSQRLPSYDMLDIGANLHVGEHWEVTASGSNVTDTLGLTEGNVRVPGAATGGVFMGRPIAGRQYQLSVAYRW, from the coding sequence ATGACCTCACCCATGCCCCGCTATGCGTTATCGCTGACCATCGCCACCTTGCTTGCGCCGATGGCGCACGCACAGACCGCACCGCAAGAGACAGCCAGTCAGGATGCCACCACGCTGGATGCGGTGATCGTCAGCGGCACCGCGCGCTTCAAGGGTCTGGCCAAGCGCGATGCCAGTTTTTCGATCACCACCGCCAGCCCGGAGCAGATCCAGCAAGCGGTGCCGCAGAGCACCGCCGACCTGTTGAAGATCGTGCCGGGCGTATGGGCCGAGCCCAGCGGCGGCGGCACCGGTGCCAATATCTTCGTGCGCGGCATGCCCTCCGAAGGCGACGCGCCGTTCGTGACCATGCAACTGGATGGCTCACCGCTGTTTCCACCGCCGACCCTGTCGTTTCTGGAAAATTCCACACTGTTCCGCGTCGACGACACCGTCGAACGCATGGAGGTGTTGCGTGGCGGCTCCAGCCCGATCTTCTCCAATGGGCAACCCGGTCTGACAGTCAATTTCATCCAGAAAAAGGGCCAGGACGAACCGGAGGGCAGCGTGCGCCTGACCGGCGGCAACAACGACTTGCGTCGCATCGACGTGTTCAACAGTGGGCCGATGGGCAACGGCTGGTACTACAGCGTGGGCGGCTTCTTCCGCGAGACCGATGGGGTGCGCGACCCGCAGTTTTCGGCTGACAAGGGCGGCCAGTTCAGCGCTACCTTGAGCAAGCGCTGGGACAGTGGCGAGCTATCGTTCTACGCGCGGCATACCGACGACAACAACGCGTTCTACACCGCCATTCCGCTGCTCTCGCGCAATAACGGCAACGACCTGTCCAGTTTCCCCGGCTTGAATGCGCAGACCGGCACCCTGCTCGGCCGCGACTTCCGCAATGTCGATCTGCTGGTCGGGCCGAACGGACAGACCATCCGACGCGATCTGGCCGACGGGCGCGGCGTCAACATCGATGTGTTCGGTGGGGAACTGAACTGGGAAACCGGCGCCTGGACCATCGCCGACCGCTTCAACGTGATGAGCGGCAGCGCGCCGACCTATGCGTTGTTCACCGGCGATGCGCCGCTGCGATTGAGCGATTTCATCGCTGGCTACGGCAGTGGCGGCACCGCGACGTATACCAACGGCGGCGGCGTAGTCGACCCGAATCAACAAGTGCTCGAAGCCGGCTGGTGGTCGGTGGACAAGCGCCTGAATTCCTTTACCAACGATCTGCGACTGAGCCGCGAGCTGTTTGCCGGCAATACCTTGACCGTGGGTGCGTACTACGCCAGGTATTCCTCTGCCGACACCTGGTACCTGGGCAACACCATGTTGCTTACCGCGCAAAACAACGCACGTCGCATCGACGTGGCATTGGACGATGGACGCCAGGCAACGCGCCAGGGCTTCACCAGCACCGCGTTCTTCAATCTGCGCGCCAACTACGACGGCGAAAACATCGCGGCCTTCGTCGCCGACGAGTGGGAACTCAACGACAAGTTGCGGCTGGACCTGGGTGCGCGCTACGAGCGCCAGAGCGTGACCGGCAATGTGCACGACACCGCCACGATAGACCTGGATGGCAACCCCGCCACCCTGTACGACAACGCCACCTCGCTGGCCCTGGCGACCACACGCCGTATCGATCAGGACGACGAGGCATTCTCGTGGACGGCCGGGCTGAACTTCAAACTCAACGACAGCAACAGCCTGTTCGCACGGATCAACTCGGGTGTGAAGTTCCCCGGCTTCGATAACCTGCGCGATGGGCAGAACCGCGTACAGGAAGTGGACCAGTACGAGCTCGGCCTCAAGTCCGGCGCCAGCGCCTACGACCTGTATCTCACCGCGTTCTACAACACGTTCAAGAATTCGCCGTTCCAGGCGTTCCTGGCCAATGGCGAAAATTTCACCGCCGTTGGCGATTCGCGCGCGCGCGGCCTGGAGGTGGAAGGCGCCATCCGCCCGTTCGGCGGTTTCGAGCTGGCCGGCACCGGGGTATGGCTGGATGCGAAGTACCGCAACTATCGCGAGTTCACCGGCAACCAGGTGATGCGCCAGCCCAAGCGGCAGTTCCGGCTGACGCCGAGCTATTACTGGATGCTGCCGTTCGGCGACCTCAAGGTGTTCGCCACCTATTCGTACATCGGCGATCGCTTCGCGGACCTGGCCAACAGCCAGCGCCTGCCCTCCTACGACATGCTGGATATCGGCGCCAACCTGCATGTGGGCGAGCATTGGGAAGTGACCGCCAGCGGCAGCAATGTCACCGATACGCTGGGGCTCACCGAAGGCAACGTCCGCGTACCGGGTGCGGCCACCGGCGGGGTATTCATGGGCCGGCCGATCGCTGGACGGCAGTACCAGCTGTCGGTGGCGTATCGCTGGTAG
- a CDS encoding S8 family serine peptidase, producing the protein MIGALLITSAPLSALADTPVTATTTANSKASPKASDPLLRYQWHLSNQGQAVIGDSRPVPGVDMDVDILHAIDIRGRGVRVGVVDDGLELGHEDLSDNILPNGSHNFGDGSHDTTPIDPDRAHGTSVAGIIGAVGWNGRGGRGVAPDVLLAGFDFLARGSSNNDASVRYAWGDGPEARNIDVFNNSWGSVAPFYVDFSAEEQRSWEALMRSTRSGLGGIYVKSAGNSFGDLLGSDEQGNTIDLCNATTRALNVGCALANVDPLSNLIGTIVVGSVNAKGVRSSYSSSGSALWISGIGGEYGYQRKFAPGIDDPNVYAPAIVTTDLTGCSAGFNYDGSDPVNALDTSASRIDGSCNYNGIMNGTSAAAPTVSGVASLILNANPSLSARDVKYILATTARQIDPWQPRAVYQGSVIDPGWITNAAGHRFSNWYGFGLADGAAAFYKASYFTPLPPMRDTQWVASTNPPSQIGGPARPGTLRIRIKQAMKIEAVQLSLRSAHLTPSNLRVVLISPSGTRSVVATPFSVLDPAAYAKTGFYIDLTSSNAFLDESSRGIWTLEVTDMSEPGKTAALKAFNLRIVGH; encoded by the coding sequence TTGATCGGTGCCCTACTGATCACCAGCGCACCACTCTCGGCACTGGCCGACACGCCAGTGACCGCTACCACCACTGCCAACTCCAAGGCCAGTCCCAAGGCCAGCGATCCGCTGCTGCGCTACCAATGGCACCTCTCCAACCAGGGACAGGCCGTGATCGGCGACAGTCGCCCGGTGCCCGGCGTCGATATGGATGTGGACATCCTGCATGCCATCGATATCCGCGGCCGCGGCGTGCGGGTCGGTGTGGTGGACGACGGACTGGAATTGGGTCACGAAGATCTGTCCGACAACATCCTGCCCAATGGCTCCCACAACTTCGGCGATGGATCGCACGACACCACGCCGATCGACCCGGATCGTGCGCATGGGACTTCGGTAGCCGGCATCATCGGTGCGGTCGGCTGGAACGGTCGTGGCGGGCGCGGGGTGGCGCCGGATGTCCTGCTGGCAGGGTTCGATTTCCTGGCGCGCGGTTCCTCCAACAACGATGCGAGCGTGCGTTATGCGTGGGGTGACGGGCCGGAGGCGCGCAACATCGATGTCTTCAACAACAGCTGGGGCTCGGTTGCGCCGTTCTACGTCGACTTCTCCGCAGAAGAGCAGCGCTCCTGGGAAGCATTGATGCGCTCGACCCGCAGCGGTCTTGGCGGCATCTACGTCAAGTCGGCGGGCAACAGCTTCGGGGACCTGCTCGGCAGCGATGAGCAAGGCAATACCATCGATCTGTGCAATGCGACGACACGCGCATTGAATGTCGGCTGCGCGCTGGCCAACGTCGACCCACTCAGCAACCTGATCGGCACCATCGTGGTCGGCAGCGTCAACGCGAAAGGGGTGCGTTCGTCGTACTCCTCGTCCGGCTCGGCGCTCTGGATCTCCGGAATCGGTGGCGAATACGGATATCAGCGCAAGTTCGCTCCAGGCATCGACGATCCGAACGTTTACGCGCCGGCGATTGTCACCACCGACCTGACCGGTTGCTCTGCAGGCTTCAACTACGACGGCTCCGATCCCGTCAATGCATTGGACACCAGTGCCTCCAGGATCGATGGATCGTGCAACTACAACGGGATCATGAATGGCACTTCCGCCGCAGCTCCAACGGTTTCCGGGGTCGCGTCGCTGATATTGAATGCCAACCCCAGTCTCAGCGCACGCGATGTCAAGTACATCCTGGCCACCACGGCACGTCAGATCGATCCCTGGCAGCCGCGCGCGGTCTACCAGGGCAGCGTGATCGACCCGGGCTGGATCACCAATGCGGCCGGACATCGCTTCAGCAATTGGTACGGGTTCGGCCTGGCCGATGGCGCAGCAGCGTTCTACAAGGCGAGCTACTTCACTCCGCTGCCACCCATGCGCGACACGCAATGGGTCGCCTCCACTAACCCGCCCAGCCAGATCGGCGGTCCGGCACGACCTGGCACGCTCCGCATCCGCATCAAGCAGGCGATGAAGATCGAAGCGGTGCAGTTGTCGTTGCGGTCTGCGCATCTGACGCCGAGCAATCTACGCGTGGTGCTCATCTCGCCCAGCGGCACCCGCAGCGTGGTGGCCACGCCGTTCTCGGTCCTGGACCCCGCGGCCTACGCCAAGACCGGCTTCTACATCGACCTCACCTCCAGCAACGCCTTTCTGGACGAGTCCTCGCGCGGCATCTGGACACTGGAAGTCACCGACATGAGCGAGCCTGGCAAGACCGCAGCGCTCAAGGCGTTCAACCTTCGCATCGTGGGGCACTGA